The Gemmata palustris genome includes a region encoding these proteins:
- the sppA gene encoding signal peptide peptidase SppA has translation MRSIFLAILTIPLLAGCGSDRFVVKTRVAGQVETRLDTPPVSPSAGPLKPVVVQAGASRIAIIDVDGLILNTPFVGPLSCGENPVALFREKLEATACDSCVKAVVLRINSPGGGVAACISMRHDLERFKERTRLPVVACLMDTATGGAYYLASGADQIVAGPATVTGGLGVILNLFNLRDLMAQFNVIPQAIKSGEFSDIGTSARALTEGEKAILQAMATEFHNQLIADMKRARPAATDAVVFDGRIFTGSQAKARGLVDHIGDLDEALQLATGIGCPGTNVRPGVVMYRRTNDPARSIYAVTANVPLQGSGLFPSLPGLDRAKMPTFLSLWQPELSIEKLGGK, from the coding sequence ATGCGTAGCATCTTTCTTGCAATTTTGACAATTCCGCTCCTCGCGGGCTGTGGGAGCGACCGCTTTGTTGTCAAAACGCGAGTCGCCGGACAGGTCGAAACGCGACTGGACACCCCACCGGTCAGCCCCAGCGCCGGCCCGCTCAAGCCGGTCGTCGTCCAGGCCGGGGCGAGCCGGATCGCGATCATCGATGTCGACGGCCTCATCCTGAACACCCCGTTCGTCGGTCCCTTATCGTGTGGCGAAAACCCGGTCGCGCTGTTTCGCGAGAAGCTCGAAGCGACCGCGTGCGATTCGTGTGTGAAGGCGGTCGTGCTCCGCATCAACAGCCCCGGCGGGGGCGTAGCGGCCTGTATTTCGATGCGGCACGACCTCGAACGGTTCAAAGAACGCACGCGCCTCCCGGTGGTCGCGTGCTTGATGGATACCGCAACGGGCGGCGCGTATTACTTGGCGTCCGGTGCCGATCAGATCGTCGCCGGGCCTGCTACTGTCACTGGCGGGCTCGGGGTGATCCTCAATTTGTTCAACCTGCGCGACCTGATGGCGCAGTTCAACGTAATCCCGCAAGCGATCAAGTCGGGCGAGTTTTCCGACATCGGAACCTCCGCCCGCGCACTGACCGAGGGCGAAAAGGCGATCCTCCAGGCGATGGCGACCGAGTTCCACAACCAGCTCATCGCCGATATGAAGCGGGCGCGCCCGGCGGCAACGGACGCGGTCGTGTTCGACGGGCGCATCTTCACCGGCTCGCAGGCCAAGGCCCGCGGGCTGGTCGATCACATCGGCGACCTGGACGAAGCGCTCCAGCTCGCGACCGGGATCGGGTGCCCCGGTACGAACGTCCGGCCCGGCGTGGTGATGTACCGCCGCACCAACGACCCGGCCCGCTCCATCTACGCGGTCACCGCGAACGTGCCGCTCCAGGGCTCGGGGCTGTTCCCGAGTCTGCCGGGCCTCGATCGCGCGAAAATGCCCACGTTCCTGAGCCTGTGGCAGCCGGAACTCTCGATCGAGAAACTCGGCGGTAAGTAA
- a CDS encoding aromatic ring-hydroxylating oxygenase subunit alpha, translated as MFTNQHHLQHLLRPHHYTSEEQYRAELRHLFHPAWHPLAVKSDLAKPGDFLTFDLLDTPILVHNFDGELRAFLNVCPHRHSRLTDKARGNAEKLRCQYHGWEFNKEGGTGKIPDAKAFRPWDRDNSCLRRFRVETCGDLVFVNFSEKGPALREWIGPLWDVWQEYGGAYRHAGTWEKDFPCNWKVVLENSLESYHIPEVHPYTFKDFPPEENAWHELTERFTSFKTVPPREFATRAQDWIVRRLGAPVSNEYWHRVLHPHATGSSLDSFRMMQCVFPTGPTSCRYRCIFFTLRGHRRNPMAWVLYHTLRSISTVIAKKVFGEDGSIYAGVQRGMEVSPHAGVIGTREERVYHFQKFVLDHTRGPRELPQLSAPVEAHANGVCAG; from the coding sequence ATGTTCACGAACCAGCACCACCTCCAGCACCTGCTACGGCCGCACCACTATACGTCCGAAGAACAGTACCGGGCCGAGCTGCGTCACCTCTTCCACCCCGCCTGGCACCCGCTCGCGGTAAAAAGCGACCTCGCGAAACCGGGCGACTTCCTCACGTTCGATCTGCTCGATACGCCGATCCTGGTCCACAACTTCGATGGCGAGTTGCGCGCGTTCCTGAACGTGTGCCCGCACCGCCACAGTCGCTTGACGGACAAGGCGCGCGGCAACGCGGAGAAGCTCCGCTGCCAGTACCACGGGTGGGAGTTCAACAAAGAGGGCGGCACGGGAAAGATCCCGGACGCGAAGGCGTTCCGCCCCTGGGACCGCGACAACTCGTGCCTGCGCCGGTTCCGCGTGGAAACGTGCGGCGACCTCGTGTTCGTCAACTTCAGCGAGAAGGGACCGGCGCTCCGCGAGTGGATCGGCCCGCTGTGGGACGTGTGGCAGGAGTACGGCGGCGCGTACCGGCACGCGGGGACGTGGGAGAAGGATTTTCCGTGCAACTGGAAGGTGGTGCTCGAGAACTCGCTGGAGTCGTACCACATCCCGGAAGTTCACCCCTACACGTTCAAAGACTTCCCACCAGAAGAGAATGCGTGGCACGAGCTGACCGAGCGGTTCACGTCGTTCAAGACGGTCCCGCCGCGCGAGTTCGCGACCCGCGCCCAGGACTGGATCGTGCGCCGACTCGGTGCGCCCGTTTCCAACGAATACTGGCACCGCGTGCTGCACCCGCACGCGACCGGCAGCTCCCTCGACTCGTTCCGCATGATGCAGTGCGTGTTCCCGACCGGCCCGACGTCGTGCCGCTACCGGTGCATCTTCTTCACGCTCCGCGGGCACCGGCGGAACCCGATGGCATGGGTGCTGTACCACACGCTCCGATCGATCTCGACCGTGATCGCCAAGAAAGTGTTCGGGGAAGACGGGTCGATCTACGCCGGGGTCCAGCGCGGGATGGAAGTCAGCCCGCACGCCGGGGTGATCGGCACGCGCGAGGAGCGCGTGTACCACTTCCAGAAGTTCGTGCTCGACCACACCCGCGGCCCGCGCGAGCTGCCCCAGCTCTCGGCACCCGTGGAAGCGCACGCGAACGGCGTCTGCGCCGGGTAG
- a CDS encoding beta strand repeat-containing protein, whose product MLFDGTLYVAGDDLGNQIWIAGTGSNSVTIRALDATTTINGQAGPISVSGIERDLYIRMYGGDDQLLVTGTRNKGALNIDTGDGNDILGISDAGHRSETTLATGAGDDNVILNGSVFRRYVYLDTGAGDDNVIASSIGVLDFGVFNPAGNDYFENRGSTIARPATIGVTSGARPTADTTDTTAPTPTITTTAPAQTNTSPIAMTVTFDEDVTGFDTSDVTVANGTVTAFTAQDARVYLLEVTPTGQGTVTATINANGATDAAGNGNLASNTVVLTFDSVAPALAINSVTTSSASPTVTGTVDDSTATVQVTVNGTTYTADVSGTTWSVTVTDTLADGTYAVSATATDAAGNVGTASNATGLTVDAGAPTLAFSTSPTVPTNQNLVTVTITFSEDVTDFTTDDVTVTNGTKSNFQTVTAGRVFTIDVTPTAEGTVTVAVAAGAALDAASNPSAANQLSFVYDTTPPAVSVDATGTGSITGTSSDTTGASGVQKVEISILDVNGTGMYYSGTAFDSATEVFLQTSTTDGYATWSYSLAPAGTYTVNAKATDNAGNVATIATPQPVTVAADTTPPVATITATETDPTGAATIHVTVTFDEDVTDFTASDLTGATTNGTASNLQSTNARTYTFEIVPTADGPVTFTLASGAVTDLSGNGNVSTPFTITSDRTAPAATFTSNQPDPTNASTVVVTIDFGEDVTGFDAADVTVTNGTFTFAAVDARHYAVTVTPTADGQVTVTAAVSTAVDAAGNANAVGSFNFVYDATTPLVSVDASAAVTGTITGTTSDVTTGVTSVEVSVFDTGSTMYWDGTAFNSMTEVFLPATNTGTALDTWELAGLPPGTYTVNAKATDGAGNVGTIGSLQSVVVS is encoded by the coding sequence ATGTTGTTCGACGGCACGCTCTACGTCGCGGGCGATGATCTGGGCAACCAGATCTGGATCGCGGGCACCGGGAGCAACAGCGTAACGATTCGCGCGCTCGACGCGACGACGACCATTAACGGGCAGGCCGGTCCGATCTCGGTGAGCGGGATCGAGCGCGACCTCTACATCCGGATGTACGGGGGCGATGACCAACTGCTCGTCACGGGCACGCGCAACAAGGGCGCGCTCAACATCGACACGGGCGACGGGAACGACATCCTGGGCATTTCGGACGCCGGGCACCGCTCCGAAACCACCCTGGCGACCGGGGCCGGCGACGACAACGTGATCCTCAACGGGTCCGTGTTCCGCCGGTACGTGTACCTCGACACCGGGGCCGGCGACGACAACGTGATCGCCTCGAGCATCGGCGTCCTGGATTTCGGGGTCTTCAACCCGGCGGGCAACGATTACTTCGAGAACCGCGGCTCCACCATCGCGCGCCCGGCGACGATCGGCGTCACCAGCGGCGCCCGACCGACCGCCGACACAACGGACACAACAGCCCCGACGCCCACCATCACCACCACGGCGCCGGCCCAAACCAACACCAGCCCGATCGCGATGACGGTTACCTTCGACGAGGACGTGACCGGGTTCGACACGTCGGACGTGACCGTGGCCAACGGCACCGTCACGGCGTTCACCGCACAGGACGCGCGGGTGTATCTGCTCGAAGTCACGCCCACGGGCCAGGGCACCGTCACGGCGACCATCAACGCGAACGGCGCGACCGACGCGGCCGGCAACGGGAACCTCGCGTCGAACACGGTCGTCCTCACGTTCGACAGCGTGGCGCCGGCGCTCGCGATCAATTCCGTGACGACCAGCAGCGCGAGCCCGACCGTCACCGGCACCGTGGATGATTCGACGGCGACCGTGCAAGTGACCGTTAACGGCACCACCTACACCGCGGACGTGTCCGGGACTACCTGGAGCGTAACCGTAACCGACACGCTCGCCGACGGCACTTACGCGGTCTCCGCGACCGCCACCGACGCGGCCGGCAACGTCGGCACCGCGTCGAACGCGACCGGGCTGACGGTGGACGCGGGGGCGCCGACACTCGCCTTCAGCACCAGCCCGACCGTACCCACGAACCAGAACCTCGTGACGGTGACGATCACCTTCAGCGAGGACGTGACCGACTTCACCACGGACGACGTCACCGTCACGAACGGGACGAAGTCGAACTTCCAAACTGTGACCGCGGGCCGGGTCTTCACGATCGACGTGACCCCGACCGCGGAGGGTACCGTGACGGTCGCGGTCGCGGCCGGCGCCGCACTCGACGCGGCGAGCAACCCGAGCGCGGCGAACCAGCTCAGCTTCGTGTACGACACGACTCCGCCCGCGGTGTCGGTGGACGCGACCGGCACCGGTTCGATCACCGGAACGAGCAGCGACACGACGGGCGCCTCGGGCGTGCAGAAAGTGGAGATCAGCATTCTGGACGTGAACGGTACCGGGATGTACTACTCCGGCACCGCGTTCGATAGTGCCACGGAAGTGTTCCTCCAAACCTCGACAACGGACGGCTACGCGACCTGGAGCTACTCCCTCGCGCCCGCCGGCACCTACACTGTGAACGCGAAAGCGACCGACAACGCCGGCAACGTGGCCACGATCGCCACGCCCCAACCGGTGACCGTGGCGGCGGACACGACCCCACCAGTGGCGACGATCACCGCGACCGAGACAGACCCGACGGGGGCCGCCACGATCCACGTCACCGTCACGTTCGACGAAGACGTGACCGACTTCACCGCGAGCGACCTGACGGGTGCGACCACCAACGGGACCGCGTCCAACCTCCAGTCCACCAACGCGCGGACCTACACCTTCGAGATCGTCCCGACCGCGGACGGCCCCGTTACGTTCACCCTCGCCTCTGGTGCCGTCACCGACCTGAGCGGGAACGGGAACGTCTCCACACCATTCACCATTACTTCCGACCGTACCGCACCCGCGGCCACGTTCACCTCGAACCAGCCCGATCCGACGAACGCCTCCACGGTCGTAGTCACCATCGACTTCGGCGAAGACGTGACCGGGTTCGACGCGGCGGACGTCACGGTGACCAACGGCACGTTCACGTTCGCAGCAGTCGACGCGCGGCACTACGCCGTCACCGTTACCCCGACAGCCGACGGACAGGTGACGGTCACCGCGGCCGTGAGCACCGCGGTCGATGCGGCGGGGAACGCCAACGCGGTCGGGTCGTTCAACTTCGTGTACGACGCCACGACCCCGTTAGTCTCCGTCGACGCCTCCGCCGCCGTAACCGGGACCATCACGGGCACCACGAGCGACGTCACCACGGGCGTGACGAGTGTTGAAGTGAGCGTATTCGATACGGGCTCGACGATGTACTGGGACGGCACCGCGTTCAACAGTATGACGGAGGTGTTCCTGCCCGCGACGAACACAGGCACCGCGCTCGACACCTGGGAACTCGCCGGGTTGCCCCCGGGCACCTACACCGTAAACGCGAAAGCGACCGACGGCGCCGGGAACGTGGGAACCATCGGCTCACTGCAATCGGTCGTAGTGAGCTGA